From the Hordeum vulgare subsp. vulgare chromosome 1H, MorexV3_pseudomolecules_assembly, whole genome shotgun sequence genome, the window GGGTTCCTGTGGCAGGCGGCTCAGGATATATACGACCTGATTTTTAAGACTGAAGATGTCGTTTATTGCTGAATTTGGGCTAGGCCCAGCTGGAATTCGGCCTGAACGTTATAGTAAATACCAAGCTCAGAGCCCATCAACTAGGGAGGCAAGGAAAGCAATTCGATGTGCTCCTCAGCTCCACCATCGGGGCTACCAAAAAAATCCGATACCAGGTCGGTTGGGGACATCAAAACCATATACATAACATTTTTGGCTTAAAAAAGAAAATATACATAGCATTTGCTTCAACCCGGGAAAAGAAAGAGAAGCTTCAAATGTGTCAAACATGTTTAGCGTATAACTAATATCATGTTAAATATGAATATCAATGATAATCACATAATTAAGATGCGGTTAATATATTACTACTAAGTTTCAGCCTGGAATTAAAGTTCTACCAAATATCAGGTGCATTGCAGGGATGGGTTTGGGTCGATTAGATGGAATAGATTAGCCAAGATGCCATGAAATGGTGTTGCTTAAAATAAAAAATGTATGTATTAGGAGCTTAACGAGTTGATTGTAAAACTCCAATGCTAACACGTTAAGCTCATTAAGTTTGACAAGCTAAAACAAACGACTGTCTTGGTTCATTAAGAAGCGAGCAACGACCTTAACGAAAACTACTtgggaggataattagcaaataATACTCCTTACGTTTCTTTTTAATCCGCATAAAAGATTTGATCAAAGTCAAACTTCCTAAAGTTTGACTAAATTTATAGAACAAAATATCAACATTTATAATATAAAATCAATATTAATAGATGCATAATGATATTAATTTTCATAACATATAGGTTTAGTACTATAGATGTTGATATATTTTGATATATATTTGGCTAAACTTTCTATCACTTGACTTTGATCAAATCTACAAAAAAAAAAAACGGAGGGTACAAACATCCAAGTAGGGGCAGAAACAAAGTAGATACAATGAGCAACACTTTTTAGTGGTATTACCATATATACCCTATACCTAGTTACCTACGCAtctcaaccacaacaacaaaatattctaTACCTACTCGAACTTTAACACCCTTGGTGGTTGATGATGCCAATGTCCTAAACAGAAGCCAATCACAATAAACGCAAATCTGCAATAAAACATCAGTCGACCGGCAAATGCTAGAGAATGGCCTCTCCACTAAGGCTGTTTAGCAATTCCCATAGAGCACAGGACATACAGTATTAGGTAAAAAGGAGCTCCACTGATAATGTCAGATACAATCCCTATGAGTAATTTAATTTTGACAAAAGGATAAAAACATTTCTGTAAGCAATTTGATCGACGGATATACAAACAgatgtaacataatcaacaatcaCCAATTAACCTGGATCATTTCACaaaaaacaatcaaacacttgccaaAGCAACACATGGCTAAATAATTTGATGCAAACATATATAGGTTCCATGTCAAGATGTTATTACAGATCACCCCAAATATAGCCACAATCCATCTGTGCTCCACCACACATCAATAACATTGTTCTTATCCATATCCACTGGGTAAGAGCACAGGACTCGATAGGCAAGATTACAATCACAAAATAAGTACTAATAATGGTCTGGGATTACAATAAGCAACACGAATCAAACATAATTAAACATGAAATAAACAAGCTAGTAGTACTGGTAGCATTCTTCAGCAGCGGTGGATGAGCAGCAACCATATCCATGGTGGTCCAATGCAGTGGCATGACGAGTCTTGGCGACTCTTGGCTCAGAACTGGAACGCATCTGGCACGCCGCCGGCGGTGGCCAGCTGGGGCGCGAACGGGGACTGCCACGGGCGGAGCAGCGGGTCGGGGATCTCTGGGATGTCGACGGGCGCGCCGGCCACCTGGAAGATCTCCAGGACGCCGCCGAGCGCCTGCAGCCGCCCGGCGAGCTCGCCGTGGCGCGCGCGGAGCACGGCGTTCTCGCCGTCGACCTTGGTCAGCTCGGTCGTGTAGGCGCCGATCTGGGCTTCCACGCGCGCGTTCTCCGCCTGGAGGCGGCTGGCCTCGGCGATGAGCTCCTCCATCCGCTGCTGCTTGCGCGCGCGGGACCGCCTGGCCGATTCCCTGTTGGACAGCATCCTCTTGCGCTTGCGCTCGTCGCCGGCggagccgctgccgctgccgctgccgccgtcgATGTTGCTCTCGGGGCTGGAGCTCCggcgcgacggcgacgacatggtcGGGCGGGCTCTTTATCcaagaagcagaagaaaaagaTCCCCTTTTCTTCGGTGgcggggaaggaagaagaaaagaaggtggAATAAACGAGGCTGGATCTAATCAACTAGAGGGTCTGGATGGATGCGGCGTTCTCGAGGGGCGAGGAGTTCATGAGAAGTCGTAGAACCAGTAGAGGAAGGCGACGGAGAAGGAGTGGGAGCGGCAGCGAACGCGCAGCTTCATCGGGGGGCGACGGCCGTCAGAGGAAGGGGAAGGTAAACATGGGCGGTGCGGGGAGGCTCTCTAGATCGGATCTGCGACGAGCTCGTCCCAGGACCAAGGAGCTGAGGCTGGAATTTGACAGAGCTCAGGGGCTTATTCGCAACAATAGGACCGGAACAGGGAGCAGACTCTAAGGAAAGAGAAGCTACGAGGACTGAAACGTAAGAAGGGGAAGGGAGAAAGCAGGACTTAGCTGCAAATCGAAGGCAACTCCGGGGGCTCTAATGCATAAGCAGGTAGAGATGATGGGGAAGGTTTCTAAGCGCtgggggagggcctatttataggtggAGCGGAGGGTATTTTGGGTATTTTCGGAAATGGGGAAGGTGGGAGGCATTTTCTGGAGGACAACCTGTCATGGGCTAATTTTTAACTTTGAAGATATCTATTGCAGTTTTGCAATTCCACACCCAGGAAAGGAGGAAATTCGTTTTATCTCCATCTAGATACGCATATATCCTACCGGGAGCAAACATTGGTTAATGCACACACCGGTAAATGATAATTTATTTCTGTTGTAACATTTTACTGGCCCAGAGTCTAGGCAACATAATGTGTCATTTCAGATGCAACATAGGACATGCTCAACTAATCCACCAAAGGTCGGAGCGTAATTCGTAAAGAAAATGTAAGTGAGTCTGCTCGAATTTGAGGAGATTATGTGATTTCATAAACTTGTATGTAGATTTTGCAGATTGAGAAGGAAAACCAAAAGTCAAACAATTTAGAGCCCAGGACGATTTCTGTGCAGTTGTACAAGCGGTGTAGCAAAGTTTGTGGAAGCCGACTACGTAGCGGCGCCGCACGTACGCGTTTCCGTGTGACGGCTAGTAATCCACATGCCAAATCACGTTTTAGCTCTCGTGCACCCGCGACACAATTCTTTAGGCCTTCTCATGGACAACAGCGGCATGTATGTGCCACATGCATCGGCTTTTCtcttccagaaaaaaataaagggcGAAATGACATGCAAGCTCATGCATATAAAGGGTCACAAAAATCCAAAACAAGGAGCATGCATTGCATGTCAGAGCTAGGTAGAGTCGGCACACAAGTTCTTGTCAAGTTAATTATTGCATGATTGGTTGTATTATTGTACTTGTCAAATTAAAAATATTTAGTTTCCAAATTATAAAGTGATTAGTTGCCACATACATAAATACTAGTTGGCTGCTATACTAAACGTATTAGTCACCAGATTATAAAATACTTAGTTGCCAAAAAAAATTAAACATGTTAAGTTGCATTACATGTTCTCAGTACAAGATTGCCATGATTAAGCAAGTGTAATTGTTAGAATTAAGTGGATACGGTTGTCACATATTTACACATGGTTATCAGTTTAAATAGATGTAGTTGTCAGATTTAAGCAACAAATCAGTGTAGTTAGCTGGTGAAGAAAGTTGTAGTTACCAAATTATTATCCCAGTAATAAAATGTTTTCAGATTAATTATCATAATTTTTTGTCAGCTATTAAACTTTTCTCGGCTAGGTTCCAATAACGAGTACTGATTAGACAACGGAGAAGGGACGAGTTGTAATTTGCAATATTATAAATGTACTCTGGCAGTTAATTTGACTGACACATGCATTGTTTACACACTATTTTAACTGCATACGTACACTGCATAACAAGCCAACTGTAGTTATAAAAAGAAGCAAGCCACTGTAGCAGCTATTACTGTAGCCATGAGGTAATACGCGCTGGAGCCAGTCTAAAAGAAAGGTTTTTTTTATCTAAGCCACACTACTGCGCTACAGCTGCATGTACCCATTAATATTTACGATAATTGCACCGCCGTACGGGGAGGAAGCAATGCGCACGCCTCTACTTAGATTTTCCCAAGTCTGTGAAATTACAAAAACTGAAGGATTTGAATATTTTCATGCAAAAATTAGCATGAAAAGAAGCTGGAGTACATTTTAGCAATCGAAAACAGTTCtaaaaaatcatgcatataacgaGGGTGCAAACGCGAAATGTTCACACGAAGCAGCCCATTGCTTGACCAAGCGGAAACGATGTAGGCGGCCAAAAAAAAAAAGCTGTGACGGTGACCGCTTCAAGCCTTCACGCACATGCCCCCAGCTGTTGATGGCCATTAAAGTCCTCCCAAACTTTGCAAATATCTAATCAACAACTTATGCCCACTATGTAACAAAAAAAAAGAGTAGGTAGTGCCAAATTTGCCCATGGGTTACATGTTTGAAATGCAATCGATATCCTCCATGGAAGGGGAAGACGGTAGGAAGACGTCCAACGAGGCCGAGAAACGTCCGGCGTCGGCCAACCGGTTGGTTGATGTCACGCATATATATAAATTAAATCGCCTCGAAACCAGCAGAAGAGCAAACGCGAAGCAGCTGTTTTGGCTGTGAAAACAGAGGTTAGATCGTGGAGTCATTAGGATAATAATCGCTTACGAGCCTGCCCTTAAAATTTGTTTGGAACGAGCTTAACAAAAATATGTCAGTAGTAAATCGCGAGGAAAGGATTAAAAAACCTTGAAACTGTGTAAACAATTTTCATATATTAAAAAATTATTGAGTGAATATTATTCGTAAAGCTATAGTGTTTGTAGTCATCGTTGGATGATTCATGGGCCTAATTGTACTTTTTTGTTACCTCTAGCGTTCACTGTACTGACATGATTGATGAATAAATTGGAAAATTTCTCTAGTAGAAAAAAGTAATATCCGCAAAAGAAAAAGTTATTTTGTGAATAGAAGCCGGCGCCAATGTGTATCCGGGTCGCCCGAGGTTGATTGGGACCTTCTTTTTCGTGGAGCATATTCTAGCTCTAGATGCCCACCTCGTTTCTTGTCTTGTCTCTTGGAGTTTATCTCTTAACTCGTCTAAGAGAAAAtgggaagaaaaaaagaagaaagtcCTCGAAACCATCTGCCTTTTTTCTTGCGCCGCCGGTCCTCGTGCGTGCCCTCGCTGCCAGGGCTGGTTTGGAAGCTTCCCTGGTGGTAAAGCACTCCCATCGGAGGAGTTAAAAATTGGTTAATTCGTTTTactatagagaagaagaagaaaaagcagTTGGTTAATTGCGTTTTAAGGCGAAGCAGCATGCGTAGCACCCCTTCGTGGCCACGACGTCGCGTCCTGTGAAGGAGGTGCGTCCGCAAGGAACCGGCCGGAGACGGGTGCCTTTTCTTTCTTTACACCTTCATTGGACATTCGTGCACCCCAATTCACGCGTGCGATATTAAATCGACCGAAGAGCGCGTAAAAGGGCTTGCCGGCTCtctctatttttgtttttctcgACGGCTGGTGCCGTTCTCTTTCTATGGGTTTTAAAGGTTAATTATATGAGTATTGAGTTTGTATCCTCTTGCGATCTTCTGACAGCATTTTACCTTGTCGACAAAAGCAGGCGCATTTTACCGTGTGGTTTTGACGGCTTCTATCTTATTTTTATTGTTTTCCAGCCGACAGGAAATTCCCACAAAATAAAATACTGCAAGTTGTAATAAAATGGGCGAACCAATGTGTGATTGATTGGTTACGAGAAAAATGATATCTTCAGCCCAACAAAGTTTATGTCATACAGGGCTGGTCCTGAGTTTTCGGGGCCCCGGGACGAAACTATAATACGAGGGGCCCTGAATATAAACATCAAACTAATACAATTTTAACTTTTTAGTATAGACTTTGGTGCAAGTTTTAAGATTTTCGCTTGTACATCATACTATTAAAAAAAAGGTATGGACACTACTGTCGCTTTGATCCATAAGCTCACAACATTAgcattgattttatttttaatttgttGCGGTCCTAATTAATAATACAACAAAATTAACCACGCCAATGTCCTAAGATTTAATTATATAGCGTATTTTGGGCTATGTTTTTGTATTTCGTTTATTGTTTTCTTTGAACTGAAAGTAATTTCACTTTGTAAGAACAAACACTATCTACTATCGACCAGTTTAATTCGGTCAAGGTACATAAAAGTAAAATCTATGAAAGTTTTCTTGTATCAAGATTTTTACATGGTAGTGCCTTTTTACCTGGATAGGACAGATGCAGGGCTCGTCCCCAAATAGAGCCCTCAAGACGTCCACGAATTTCTCCCTGTGTTCAAGGACTGAAGACAACACTAAAGACGATCAATGCTTTCACATGTTCGGCTTGAACACCCAGTCTACAAGCTATGATCTCGCTGCAGTCGTATGCCTCCCCTGATAACTTGAATCTAGCCAAGGTAGTGGATGCGCACGGTGAGGTCGTTGAACACCCGCAAGGCTACAATGCAGTCTACTCTTTCGGCCCGTCGGAGGGAGCCTTGGATTGTTGTACCCGCATATCTCGACGTGTGATGCCCGATGGGCCGATGATCTCGGGAGCCTCAGATGTGTACAACATCTACCGATTGAGGAAGTTCCGGAAGACGATGACGCGTAATGAAAAGCATGTAATCAAGCGCTGCCGTTACGGCGGAGTTCTCGCTGCGGCTTACGATGTTCCGTTGGGCCTCGTCGGAGATCTTGAATCAATGACAACTACTACTATTTCGGTCAGTTTCggggcccggggcggccgccctCCTGCCCCCCTTAGGGTCGGGCCTGATGCCATATACTTCAAATTATTGTTcatatttttctaaatttatttTAAAACTTTGAGCGATGTACGTTCAATAGGAGAAACGTAAACATGGTCATTGACACGTGCAACCAATCAAAGTCGGATTATAGGGTTTTCACCTCCGAGCTCAAGACCGAGTATTCAAAGTGCACCGTCAAACCAAAATTATCATGTGTTGTCGTCACCACTTGTCGGCGAAGGTGTTGTGGCATAGACAGGCACATCGGGATTACAGGAAATATGAATTGTACCATGGCAATACATGCCCTAAGACAGCTACATCGATGCATAACTTTGTCGTGGGCATCACCACGCAATAAAGGCCATGCATGTGAACACGAACCACCGCACAATTTGAAGAGTCAAATGTCTTAAGGGGAGTCTCAACACCTCGTCCACGCATGCTCCATAACCATTGATTACACCTCGTAACCACACTCGATAGGGGCTAACGACGCCCAAAAGTGGCAACCCATAGCCACACTATCCCGTTCCGCCACATCGTTGGTTTGCCCACCGTTGTTTATGTCGCATTACCGTAAAAGCCGATGGACAACTCCCGGACAGTCATTGGACGACCACCGGCCATATGAAAGGACAcaattgatgacgagttgatggatatacttctcgcccctcgttggtaaccccaagtggaaggtggagatgtagtcagcagcagatttcccttacacggggactgtaaggtttatcgaaccaggaggactccgagcatcaacaagtaggtgttcgctgctctggcgctagctgaagacgtggacctgcacacaaaacaaataactttgctcttaACGAGTTCagaaaggttgtcaatctctctggccttgtagtttgcaaaggatcaaaacacaagcgggaatagtgatagtgattgcaacggaaaagtaaataaaaacagtaaatggtggaggtgtaagcaatggtggtaatatggacctgagtcacatgatgttcactagtgatgtctctctcccaaaagacgataaacaactatgttgggtaaacaaattacagctaggcaattgacagaattataaacgcaccgcaatgctaatcatgctactagaaagttagaggctcaaatgtAATggatagtacgccaagacaagtagaccgtttattcatcaacatctacttactaatcatccaccttgagatatctatccagaacatctcgctggtattaagttgcgagccccacccaaattgtaaactcaaagcaatggacaactacattaacgaactttgcgtaaggtaaataatccttgcaaccgtggttacaagcaccgttgttttctccctggtggcaacaacacattgttggggaacgttgcatgggaaacaacaaaaaTCCTAGGCACACGCAATAccgatcatggtgatgatcatctacgagaggagagattgaatctacatacccttatagatcgctaagcggaagcgtatataacgtggttgatgtagtggaacatcttcgcgatccaaatcgcagcccgtcccgcgatttcaccacaatccgtcccgcgatctcatcacgatccatcccgatctagtgccaaacggacggcacctccgcgttcagcacacgtacagctcgatgacgatcaccgccttcttgatctagcaagaggggtggagaggtagatgagttccccaatacggcggcgtggtggtggtggagctattccagcaggtcTTCGCCTAAGCGCCgctaaaactagactagaggagaaacagatctagagagagagggcagcacgtggccgaTTTCCACGTCTCCAAAAATCCTGTATGCCTgtagtatatataagagggagggaaAGGAGGATTCAGTCTCAaaccctaaaggtttggccgaaattggaggtggaaagagtccacctcccacaagggacgtagactactttgggaggactcttccttcctttccttttaaaggacttttgccttttatctccactcctagacgcatggactttgagagaggctccggccagcccaccaggggttggtccacctcctctcacaacacatgaggctcttcggtcgtcacacaactcccggtggtcccccgacaccctcccggcactcccggtacactacagattagcctgaaactttttcggtgaccaaaataggacttcctatatatcaatctttatctccggaccattccggagctcctcgtgacatccaggatctcatccgggaatccgaacaatcttcggttactgctactgcgacaacagaccttccctggcaacggcgccaggaatcctgctgctacggctacgcctatagggacttccttggcaaatatgcaaaggatttccccgcggccttggagccttgcattggtgttcccttgtagaggaaagggtgatgtagcacagcggcggtaagtatttccctcagtttgagaaccaaggtatcaatccagtaggaggagcgttcaagtcacaagtacatgcacaaacacaaagagcttgcacccaatgctatgaaggggttgtcaatcccttatagattgtttgcaaagtgagaactgaaagcaaaaagtaaacaaagcaaagtaaaagtgagagtggagacgatagttgtgaatagacccgggggccgtagtgttcactagtggcttctctcatgaaagcaagtagacggtgagtgaacgaattactgtcgagcaattgatagaaccgcgcaaagtcgtgacgttatctaaggcaatgattgtatctataggcatcacgtccaaaacaagcagaccgatactttctgcatctactactattactccacacgtcgaccgctatccagcatgcatctagtgtattaagtccaaaagaacagagtaacgccttaagcaagatgacatgacgtagatggacaatctcaaatctatgatggaagcccatcttgttacccttgatggcaacaacacgatgcgtgccttgctgccccttctgtcacttggaaaggttaccacacggtatgaacccaaaaccaagcacttctcccattgtgagaatcatagatctagttggccaaacaaacccaagactcagagagacttacaaggatatcaaatcatgcatataagaaatcagcaaagagtcaaatataattcatagataatctgatcacaaatccacaattcataggatctcgacaaacacaccgccaaagaggattacatctaatagatctccatgaagatcatggagaactttgtattgaagatccaagagagagaagaagccatctagctactaactacggacccgtaggtctgaagtggactactcacgagtcattggagaggcgatgatgttgatgtagaagccctccaactccaaagccccctccgacagggcaccgggaagggtctccagatgagatctcgcggaaacggaagcttgcggcggcggaaaagtgttttcgtggatgccctgattttttctgcgattttatggaatttataggccaaagagctagggcaggggagcgccagggaggccacaagcctggttgctgcgggcccccctggccgcggcaacatggcttgtggactccctgtgggccccctgccttggccctcaagcctcccgatcttcttctgttctggaaaaatttatttcggggattttattccgtttggactccgttccaaaatcagatctgaaaagagtcaaaaacacagaaaaaacaggaactggcacttggcactgaattaataagttagtcccaaaaaagatatgaaaggtataTAAACCATCCAAagctgacaagataacaacgtgaaaccatcaaaaattatagatacgtttgagacgtatcaagcatccccaagctttactcctgctcgtcctcgagtagggaagtgataaagaatgaatctcctcttatgtgacgtgaatgttcagatccattagattcaaaacaatagtttgctattgacgtggagacaataatacttcaagcaaactagcaaggtaatcatgaactttcaaaataacaaggccaaaagaaagttatccctgcaaaatcatatagtctggctatgctctatcatccttgcacaacgaatttaaatcatgcacaacctcggtattggccaagtaattgctttcacaccttcactttctcaaaaaatttcaactctcacgcaatacatgagcgtgagcca encodes:
- the LOC123415665 gene encoding ocs element-binding factor 1-like, translated to MSSPSRRSSSPESNIDGGSGSGSGSAGDERKRKRMLSNRESARRSRARKQQRMEELIAEASRLQAENARVEAQIGAYTTELTKVDGENAVLRARHGELAGRLQALGGVLEIFQVAGAPVDIPEIPDPLLRPWQSPFAPQLATAGGVPDAFQF